One window of Burkholderiales bacterium genomic DNA carries:
- a CDS encoding site-specific integrase, producing MAVVRRAGSRSWYIQFQWRHKLYIRSARTTNKRLAEQLEAEWRAQIYRQQQLGERERITMEGALDLFCRSKERTPHHPALVANKKAVLASITGGKRLDDLSRQDLERFRHDREAAGLSPQTIKHGIGLIRCAVVYAKAMGYHVPDIAFPVIKIPRYKERYLSAAEEAKLLECLDPRRERPRLAPYDRRPIALRRAMQDAYDLTVCLLDTGCRYSEMAKIEWVRIDLENRSIQVWRQKTHTETLIFMTDRVAAILTRRRAHAPASRWVFESKSGGPRGYAAKAIMKALRAAAPGATIHTLRHSCASKLIRNGLSIYEVAAILGHSSPATTQRYAHLERRDVSLKARDVINRLNERSEPV from the coding sequence ATGGCGGTCGTACGTCGCGCCGGATCACGCAGCTGGTACATCCAATTCCAATGGCGCCACAAGCTCTATATCCGCAGCGCCCGCACTACGAACAAGCGGCTTGCAGAACAGTTGGAGGCTGAATGGCGTGCTCAGATATACCGTCAGCAGCAGCTCGGTGAGCGTGAGCGAATCACCATGGAGGGCGCGTTAGACCTGTTTTGCCGATCAAAGGAGAGAACGCCTCACCACCCCGCGCTGGTGGCGAACAAAAAGGCTGTCTTGGCATCGATCACTGGCGGTAAGCGTCTCGATGACCTCAGCCGTCAAGACTTGGAACGATTCCGCCACGACCGGGAGGCCGCCGGCTTGTCTCCTCAGACGATTAAGCACGGCATAGGATTGATTCGATGTGCGGTGGTATACGCGAAAGCAATGGGCTATCACGTGCCCGATATTGCTTTTCCGGTCATCAAAATCCCGCGTTATAAGGAGCGTTACCTTTCGGCAGCAGAGGAAGCGAAGCTGTTGGAGTGCTTGGACCCCAGACGTGAACGGCCTCGCCTCGCCCCATATGATCGTCGGCCGATTGCGCTAAGGCGAGCAATGCAGGACGCTTATGACTTAACCGTATGCTTACTAGACACGGGTTGTCGGTACTCTGAGATGGCGAAAATTGAGTGGGTCAGAATCGACCTTGAGAATCGCTCGATACAAGTTTGGCGTCAGAAGACGCACACGGAGACGCTTATCTTTATGACCGACCGTGTCGCGGCCATCCTTACGCGCCGTCGTGCCCATGCACCGGCTTCACGATGGGTTTTCGAAAGCAAGAGCGGCGGCCCTCGCGGCTATGCCGCCAAGGCCATTATGAAGGCGCTGAGGGCGGCTGCGCCGGGCGCCACCATCCATACACTTCGGCACTCATGCGCCTCGAAGCTGATTCGCAATGGCCTGAGCATCTATGAAGTCGCCGCGATACTTGGTCACAGCTCCCCAGCGACGACACAGCGATACGCGCACCTCGAGCGGCGTGACGTGTCGTTAAAAGCACGCGACGTCATTAACCGGCTAAACGAGCGTTCAGAACCTGTCTAA
- a CDS encoding 5'-nucleotidase, with protein sequence MAFPIERKLVIGIASSALFDLSESHQIFLTKGPDEYRKHQEKNIDVPFPKGVAFPFIRRFLSINEAMPAQAPVEVVLLSRNSPETGLRVFRSIRHYGLTITRAAFLTGRSPYQYLPAFNASLFLTANEEDVQRAIEANYPAGLVLPSQVYDDDLDTELRVAFDFDGVIADDEAEAVFKKNNDLDEFQAHEVAKMTLAHNPGPLAELFKKLSFMQRLEERELRSTGKPKILRIAIVTARNAPCHERVVTTLKEWGVSADETFFLGGMEKSRILSVLKPHIFFDDQRTHLHSAAGNIPMVHVPFGAANKAATNDPRAAAEVVRPSYVGPAALESNTHEAALAAHPSEE encoded by the coding sequence ATGGCCTTCCCGATAGAACGCAAGCTCGTAATCGGCATTGCGTCCAGCGCGCTGTTCGACTTGTCCGAGTCTCATCAGATATTCTTGACGAAGGGACCGGATGAATACCGCAAGCATCAGGAAAAGAATATCGACGTCCCCTTTCCCAAAGGCGTCGCATTTCCGTTCATTCGCCGGTTTTTGAGCATTAACGAAGCGATGCCGGCGCAAGCGCCGGTTGAGGTTGTACTGCTTTCGAGAAACTCGCCCGAAACTGGCCTGCGGGTGTTTAGGTCAATTCGACATTATGGGTTAACTATTACTCGTGCCGCGTTTCTCACCGGCCGGTCGCCGTATCAATATCTCCCAGCTTTCAATGCATCGCTATTCCTCACAGCTAATGAGGAGGATGTCCAAAGAGCAATTGAGGCCAATTACCCTGCTGGACTCGTCCTTCCGTCGCAGGTCTACGATGATGACCTTGACACCGAGCTACGCGTCGCCTTTGACTTCGACGGCGTAATCGCCGATGACGAGGCCGAGGCTGTATTCAAGAAGAACAACGATCTGGACGAGTTTCAGGCGCACGAAGTTGCGAAGATGACACTAGCGCACAATCCTGGCCCGCTCGCCGAGCTTTTCAAAAAGCTCTCGTTCATGCAGCGCTTAGAGGAGCGAGAGTTACGTTCTACAGGTAAGCCGAAGATTCTGCGGATCGCGATCGTTACAGCTCGCAACGCCCCTTGTCATGAGCGGGTGGTAACGACACTCAAAGAGTGGGGCGTCTCGGCAGACGAGACTTTCTTTCTTGGAGGCATGGAGAAGTCCCGGATACTGAGTGTGCTAAAGCCGCACATCTTCTTCGATGATCAACGCACTCACTTGCATTCCGCGGCGGGGAATATACCAATGGTCCACGTGCCTTTCGGCGCGGCGAACAAAGCGGCTACTAATGATCCGCGAGCGGCTGCCGAGGTCG
- a CDS encoding XRE family transcriptional regulator, translating into MVGERIKLARRKAGLSLQGLSDRLGGSPTPQAIGKYERGETVPSSVMLQQLAAALNVSVSYLMDAQGVELSAVEFRKHASTTARERAHVHTVVLDWIERYLEIELALELPSADWQRPLAAPRQLKTIDGAEALAEDVRATWNLGLDPIPSMTELLEEKGLKVLIQPFPLRVSGFTCIVKRPRNQPDVPVIVVNSAVSLERRRLTLAHELAHRLIEPDCLSEKDEEKAATIFASAFLMPRTHLKGEVGARRNALGYSELIELKRRYRVSGAALLMRLRHIGTISDATLIYAFQSIARTWRTQEPHELEPQEQRGEYEKPTRFDRLCYRALAEGLISLTKASELLRQSVSTVELGLRGPSAKPSGAG; encoded by the coding sequence ATGGTAGGTGAGCGTATTAAGCTGGCTCGTCGCAAGGCGGGCCTCTCGTTACAAGGTCTGTCCGACCGCCTAGGAGGCTCGCCCACGCCTCAGGCAATCGGCAAGTACGAGCGCGGCGAGACGGTGCCGAGTAGCGTCATGCTGCAGCAGCTTGCCGCCGCATTAAACGTCTCCGTCAGCTACCTCATGGATGCGCAAGGGGTAGAGCTTTCTGCAGTCGAATTCAGAAAGCACGCTAGCACCACGGCGCGAGAACGTGCACATGTTCATACGGTCGTGCTCGATTGGATAGAACGCTATCTGGAGATCGAGTTGGCGCTGGAACTGCCAAGCGCCGACTGGCAGAGGCCACTAGCGGCGCCGAGGCAGTTGAAGACTATAGATGGTGCTGAAGCTCTCGCTGAGGATGTGCGCGCCACGTGGAACCTCGGCCTAGATCCAATTCCCAGCATGACCGAGCTCCTAGAGGAAAAGGGGCTCAAAGTGCTCATCCAACCCTTCCCTTTGCGCGTGTCAGGTTTTACATGCATCGTCAAACGACCTCGTAACCAACCAGACGTGCCCGTCATTGTCGTCAACAGCGCAGTCTCGCTGGAGCGCCGGCGCCTAACGCTCGCACACGAACTGGCTCACCGGCTCATTGAGCCCGACTGCCTGTCAGAGAAGGATGAGGAAAAGGCGGCGACGATTTTCGCATCGGCTTTTCTCATGCCACGCACCCACTTGAAGGGCGAAGTGGGTGCTCGCCGCAATGCACTGGGATATAGCGAGCTCATCGAACTAAAGAGGCGCTATCGCGTAAGTGGCGCCGCGCTGCTCATGCGGTTGCGCCATATTGGCACCATATCTGACGCGACACTGATATACGCATTCCAGAGTATTGCAAGGACGTGGCGAACGCAGGAGCCACATGAGCTTGAGCCCCAAGAACAACGAGGCGAGTATGAGAAACCGACTCGGTTCGATCGGCTTTGCTACAGAGCCCTGGCAGAAGGGTTGATCTCTCTCACAAAGGCATCGGAGTTGCTGCGACAATCCGTCAGCACAGTGGAACTGGGCCTGCGTGGACCCTCCGCTAAACCGTCTGGGGCCGGCTAG